Genomic window (Augochlora pura isolate Apur16 unplaced genomic scaffold, APUR_v2.2.1 APUR_unplaced_8624, whole genome shotgun sequence):
ATAAGATGCAGAATAAATgagaaggaagaaaaaagagcCTGGACAACGATCGCTGGAGAAtgtattgataaatataataaaacagagcATACGGTAACTGGCTTTACgcctaaatatttattagatggCACAGATACCAGCATTTTACCTGAAGAAATAAGAACaagaaacaataaagaaaattggatAAGAGATAAAGAACTAGTACTAGGAAGAACAAAAAGATCACACGAATATaacaaaaagatatttaacaaGAATAGAAAGAACCACCAATTCAACACAGGAGATCtagtatatatagaaaatggCAATAGGTTGAACAGAAAGAAATTGGACGAATTGAGAATTGGACCtttcgaaataatagaaaagataTCAGATTcactatacaaaataaaaacaggaAAAGGAAAACAAGAAACTGGATTCTTCCACGC
Coding sequences:
- the LOC144478134 gene encoding uncharacterized protein LOC144478134 gives rise to the protein MSQLGPATKAFEIMSIDTIGGFGGQRSTKRYLHLLVDHFTRYAFIVTSKTQSAPDFIKLVNKVLETDKIGVILADQYPGINSREFKKFLVEKDVRLIFTAINAPFSNGLNERLNQTLVNKIRCRINEKEEKRAWTTIAGECIDKYNKTEHTVTGFTPKYLLDGTDTSILPEEIRTRNNKENWIRDKELVLGRTKRSHEYNKKIFNKNRKNHQFNTGDLVYIENGNRLNRKKLDELRIGPFEIIEKISDSLYKIKTGKGKQETGFFHATKLLPTSEDGNED